The Thalassotalea nanhaiensis genome has a window encoding:
- a CDS encoding putative Ig domain-containing protein, whose product MSKTMNKSYLALLVATTLGLTACGGGGGGGGTKVETPNTAPTISGTPTVSVNENQAYSFTPSASDSNNDSLTFSITNKPNWASFDTSTGALTGTPDYDAADIYAAVSISVSDGKDSVNLAPFDINVINVNRAPIIEAIEDQSVSETSEFSYSLSASDADQQDLTFTVENAPTWLTLNTDTNVLSGTPTLSDAGTNVVTVSVSDGETTTSKDFNLSILNSVQVSGKVIDGYISGADVYLDLNNDGIRNTNEEFVTTDTNGSYSFVVKGENLNVLQTKFLRAYVGNGASDASRPELDFAVNPVTFSYAPMANIDSSTDAVVANITPFTHSVSEEVAAAITSDATLAEIQAALTSAETKILSELLSALSIDDTHQDITQIKAALLSDFIASGLSSEIVDAMIAKAKDMTNLAMAMQSSIDTDEDGFSDLYETYFGSDPQNNASTPNDLDGDGHTNDEEIAAGSDPQDPLSTLDDLDGDGYSNAEEEFYGTDPRDKNSNPGDLDADGVPNGGDAFPNDANEHSDIDGDGIGDNADLDRDGNGFNDADETKIIAGRNFKCAINLDKTVSCDLTSDSTFAQNDIPAELANVELLAAGGAHVCAVSSDANDTAICWGDNQYKQLDVTPAGGKIVQLVLGDNYTCTVAEDGDELKGYTVQCFGALTNREGDFEERNGSFALVAGGPNHICANSTVVENGIARGVPYCLANDEGVVLETSSAGYGNNTLQVTGFSLGKDFTCTYTNEQSSTCIGSLTTLAIDGVVLTQVSAGDTHVCAIEMVDELTNQVHCWGDNTFGQLEIGSVLDGQSIDRIHASGNTTCAFVKDNAQDPICWGASTEFNATSIDYPVSYMTGGDLFKCAVLSDGSEICDGTIDADTNDDGVTDLFDGSDFIPAPNAQVPGYSICMGVKATDKLACLTPAGLEYSTVMIKGETKQLSANAIVDNGLTGMGDQGGICVLDNGEVNCVSGIMASDTPYTSSNPVEMGVGKFTVCFIDDEGLQCINKHTQISSSLVDNMPDFSEAVGFKSLQVHQDTTQEYACVAAGYVNSQDKVYYKAQCWGSAEQGQLEARTNSLSKGFQRFELNSVNACLIASSLIECWGNTENGIGSINTATIEQQELGINTYNPINAEEVMVDDELKTINVKVSDVSLNFKTLCYISDSGLNCVGTDPALPASTLPSNIEIGGADTCLVDGINVLVDNDATMGGTNIECSNSDFGAITNIFDVDASAIATCVFTDDKTVCKSTVPNYEFDGEVSAPIEP is encoded by the coding sequence ATGAGTAAGACGATGAATAAATCATATTTAGCTCTTCTTGTTGCTACTACATTGGGCTTAACAGCTTGTGGTGGCGGAGGCGGTGGTGGCGGAACGAAAGTAGAAACCCCTAATACAGCGCCTACAATTTCAGGAACGCCAACGGTTTCAGTTAATGAGAACCAAGCTTACAGTTTCACTCCATCAGCAAGTGATAGCAATAATGATTCTTTAACATTTTCAATTACCAACAAACCAAACTGGGCTTCATTTGATACCTCAACGGGTGCATTAACCGGTACTCCTGATTATGACGCAGCTGATATCTATGCAGCTGTTAGCATCAGCGTTTCTGATGGTAAAGATAGTGTAAACCTTGCCCCATTTGATATTAATGTTATCAATGTAAACCGAGCGCCTATCATCGAAGCAATTGAAGACCAAAGTGTGTCTGAAACGTCTGAATTTTCGTATTCATTAAGTGCAAGCGATGCCGATCAGCAAGACCTTACATTTACTGTAGAAAATGCACCAACATGGTTAACGTTAAATACCGACACCAATGTATTATCCGGCACGCCAACATTAAGCGATGCAGGTACAAATGTAGTAACAGTTAGCGTATCTGATGGTGAAACTACAACATCGAAAGATTTCAATTTAAGTATTCTCAATTCTGTCCAAGTCAGTGGTAAAGTCATCGATGGCTATATCAGTGGTGCTGACGTTTATTTAGATTTAAACAACGATGGTATCCGCAATACCAATGAAGAATTTGTTACCACTGACACTAATGGCTCGTACTCGTTTGTCGTTAAAGGGGAAAACCTAAACGTTCTGCAAACTAAATTTTTACGTGCTTATGTTGGGAATGGTGCAAGTGATGCAAGTCGACCAGAACTTGATTTTGCCGTTAACCCTGTAACGTTTTCATACGCTCCTATGGCAAATATAGACAGTAGTACTGACGCCGTTGTGGCAAATATTACGCCGTTCACTCACAGTGTTAGTGAAGAAGTAGCAGCAGCAATTACAAGTGATGCAACGTTAGCAGAGATTCAAGCAGCACTAACGAGTGCTGAAACAAAGATTTTATCTGAGCTATTGTCCGCGTTGAGCATTGATGATACTCATCAAGACATTACACAGATTAAAGCTGCGTTATTATCTGATTTTATTGCTTCAGGACTTAGCAGTGAAATTGTCGATGCGATGATTGCTAAAGCCAAAGACATGACAAATTTGGCAATGGCGATGCAATCTTCTATTGATACTGATGAAGATGGCTTTTCAGATTTATATGAAACTTACTTTGGCTCAGATCCACAAAATAATGCGAGTACGCCTAATGATTTAGACGGCGACGGTCACACTAATGATGAAGAAATTGCGGCAGGCTCAGATCCTCAAGATCCACTATCAACCCTCGACGACCTCGATGGCGATGGATACTCTAATGCTGAAGAAGAATTTTATGGTACAGATCCAAGAGATAAAAACTCTAACCCGGGCGACTTAGACGCTGACGGTGTGCCTAACGGTGGTGATGCATTCCCGAACGATGCCAACGAACACTCCGACATTGATGGTGACGGTATAGGTGACAATGCTGATTTAGACCGAGACGGTAACGGATTTAATGATGCTGACGAAACAAAAATTATAGCCGGACGTAACTTTAAATGTGCTATTAACCTTGATAAAACCGTTAGTTGTGATCTTACTAGTGACTCTACTTTCGCACAAAACGACATTCCTGCAGAGTTAGCTAATGTTGAATTGTTAGCCGCTGGTGGTGCACACGTTTGTGCAGTTTCAAGTGACGCTAATGATACTGCTATTTGCTGGGGTGACAATCAATACAAACAACTTGATGTTACACCAGCTGGTGGCAAGATTGTACAGCTTGTTTTAGGCGATAATTACACCTGTACCGTAGCTGAAGATGGTGATGAATTAAAGGGCTATACCGTTCAATGTTTTGGTGCTTTAACGAATCGAGAAGGCGATTTTGAAGAAAGAAATGGTAGCTTTGCCTTAGTTGCAGGTGGTCCAAACCATATTTGTGCAAATTCAACTGTGGTTGAAAATGGCATAGCCCGTGGTGTTCCTTACTGTCTTGCTAATGATGAAGGCGTAGTTTTAGAGACCTCTTCTGCAGGATATGGTAATAATACTCTTCAAGTAACAGGCTTTTCTTTAGGGAAAGATTTTACTTGTACTTATACTAATGAACAATCATCAACCTGTATTGGCAGCTTAACAACGCTTGCAATTGATGGTGTGGTACTAACTCAGGTAAGTGCAGGCGATACTCACGTATGTGCTATTGAAATGGTAGATGAATTAACTAATCAGGTTCATTGTTGGGGTGATAACACATTTGGTCAGTTAGAAATTGGTAGCGTATTAGATGGCCAAAGTATTGATCGTATTCATGCCTCAGGTAACACTACTTGTGCATTTGTTAAAGATAATGCACAAGACCCTATTTGTTGGGGTGCTAGCACTGAATTTAACGCAACGTCCATTGATTATCCGGTTAGCTATATGACTGGTGGCGATTTGTTCAAGTGTGCAGTACTAAGCGATGGCAGTGAAATTTGTGATGGTACAATCGATGCTGATACCAATGATGATGGCGTTACCGACCTATTTGACGGAAGCGACTTTATTCCAGCACCGAATGCACAAGTACCTGGTTATTCTATTTGTATGGGTGTTAAAGCGACAGATAAACTTGCCTGTTTAACTCCTGCAGGACTTGAATACTCTACTGTTATGATAAAAGGTGAAACGAAACAATTAAGCGCCAACGCGATTGTTGATAATGGTTTAACTGGCATGGGTGATCAAGGTGGTATCTGTGTTCTTGATAATGGTGAAGTAAATTGTGTTAGCGGTATTATGGCTAGCGACACACCGTATACAAGTTCAAACCCAGTGGAGATGGGCGTTGGCAAATTTACGGTATGTTTTATTGATGACGAAGGTTTGCAATGTATTAATAAGCATACACAAATCAGCTCAAGCTTGGTTGACAACATGCCTGATTTTTCTGAAGCGGTAGGATTTAAAAGCTTACAGGTTCATCAAGATACAACCCAAGAATATGCTTGTGTTGCTGCTGGATATGTAAACTCTCAAGATAAGGTTTACTATAAAGCACAGTGTTGGGGTTCTGCTGAGCAAGGGCAACTTGAAGCAAGAACAAATTCACTTTCTAAAGGCTTTCAACGATTTGAGCTAAATAGTGTTAATGCGTGTTTGATTGCTTCTTCTCTTATTGAGTGTTGGGGTAATACTGAAAACGGTATTGGAAGTATCAATACTGCAACTATTGAACAACAAGAACTGGGCATTAATACTTACAATCCAATCAACGCTGAAGAAGTCATGGTTGATGATGAACTTAAAACCATTAATGTAAAAGTAAGTGATGTATCATTAAACTTTAAGACACTATGTTATATCAGTGACTCAGGGTTAAACTGTGTGGGTACTGATCCTGCCCTGCCTGCATCGACGTTACCAAGTAATATTGAAATTGGTGGTGCCGATACATGTCTTGTCGATGGTATCAATGTTCTCGTTGATAATGATGCGACTATGGGCGGAACTAACATTGAATGTAGTAATAGCGATTTTGGTGCTATCACGAATATCTTTGATGTTGACGCAAGCGCTATAGCGACATGTGTTTTTACCGACGATAAAACAGTGTGTAAAAGTACAGTCCCTAATTATGAGTTTGATGGCGAAGTAAGCGCTCCAATTGAACCGTAA
- a CDS encoding TonB-dependent receptor yields the protein MKNKLINKRFKKSLLAATLLSALTSANVYADNTTGHISGKTIAQGEVAVAGVEITIINTQTGLSRTINSDENGHYRFPLLPTGTYNIYATKDGYMVAEQENAKVSIGGKTLVNLAMNVEGMETIEVRASSIAPIDTTSSSSGIVVTSLDLERIPVPKSMSAVALLAPGTTKGDSGFGDLVSFGGSSVAENAYYINGLNVTNVRNGLGFSNVPWEMYQSFEVKTGGFSAEFGRAVGVINATTKSGANESEYGISVTHEPDSLREKRPDVMRTEEGQEYYGTEYYRINHARTYETTEVSLWASGSIIDDSLFYYAIYNPRMVTQESASIWNYSERETDDAFWGGKLDWYITNEHIIAITAFSDDRAYEITRSPYDLHNKVKGQYYFDNTSDSIDNGRVVHPTQGSYNNVYETEAGGKNFSIQYTGPITDDLQASIMFGHNEHSSGWSPVSHNGETQIVDTRTGLIISGPAISTIGIQEDKRDQFRADFDYYYLDHTFRFGIDIEKLNAKEDRYFSGNGSYGFTFETDNLMTYFEGGELTYLDSEYAFASTMTNKGSFDTESFALYVQDEWQITDNIVLNLGLRYDEFTNKNGAGEDYIEMDGQIAPRLGFAWDMFGDGESKLSASYGRFYLPVATNTNIRLAGSELNQQLSYNIDVIYNELFNGIDGETLDINNISTFADGTLQDTRQLVDSSIEPMYQEEVMLSFQQTFGDFVWGIRGTYRWLGETIEDVAVDKGFDDYLKEQGIDCTSCTGFNYYVLTNPGSDLTFWADPDDTTDFNGNGENGPLAFQQWTIPSEYLGFPEAERTHLQWDLTVERKWQDDYSISASYTWGHTWGNSEGLVNSDIEQTDSGITQSFDQPGLMDFSNGDLANDRRHTLKVNGAYAITDELTVGFNATWQTGRPNNCLGYHPTDEYASQYGSFSFYCLEEDPESEDAENPDYISVPSPRGSRGRTPNTFIVDMNLRYATDFYGFETVAQLQVYNVFNEITTTQYNETGEIFDGFDGNRRTGKINPDYGLVSSTTIPRYVELSLMAKF from the coding sequence ATGAAAAATAAATTAATAAATAAAAGGTTTAAAAAATCTTTACTTGCCGCAACGTTGTTATCGGCATTAACGTCAGCAAATGTATACGCTGACAATACAACCGGCCATATCTCAGGTAAAACAATTGCGCAAGGCGAAGTGGCGGTAGCAGGTGTAGAAATCACCATTATTAATACTCAAACGGGTTTATCAAGAACGATAAACTCAGATGAAAATGGTCATTATCGTTTCCCTCTATTACCAACCGGTACCTATAATATTTATGCCACCAAAGATGGTTATATGGTAGCTGAACAAGAGAATGCTAAAGTATCAATTGGTGGTAAAACACTGGTTAATTTAGCCATGAATGTTGAGGGGATGGAAACTATCGAAGTAAGAGCATCTTCTATCGCTCCTATCGATACAACATCATCAAGCTCAGGTATTGTTGTAACCAGCCTCGATTTAGAGCGTATCCCTGTACCTAAGAGCATGTCGGCGGTAGCTTTATTGGCTCCAGGTACAACCAAAGGTGACTCAGGTTTTGGTGATTTGGTTTCTTTTGGTGGTTCATCAGTTGCTGAAAATGCTTATTACATTAATGGCTTGAACGTAACAAATGTTCGTAATGGCCTAGGCTTTAGTAATGTCCCTTGGGAAATGTACCAAAGTTTTGAAGTAAAAACTGGTGGCTTTTCTGCAGAGTTTGGCCGAGCAGTCGGGGTTATCAATGCCACGACTAAAAGTGGTGCCAATGAATCTGAATATGGCATAAGTGTTACTCACGAACCGGACAGTTTACGAGAAAAACGTCCTGATGTTATGCGTACTGAAGAAGGGCAAGAGTACTATGGCACCGAATATTATCGTATTAACCATGCCCGCACCTATGAAACCACTGAAGTAAGCTTATGGGCGAGTGGCTCTATTATTGATGATAGCTTGTTTTATTACGCCATTTACAATCCTAGAATGGTTACTCAAGAGTCGGCCAGCATTTGGAACTATTCAGAGCGTGAAACCGATGATGCCTTTTGGGGTGGTAAACTCGATTGGTATATTACTAATGAACACATTATCGCAATTACCGCGTTTTCTGATGATCGGGCTTACGAAATTACTCGTTCCCCTTATGATTTGCACAATAAGGTAAAGGGCCAGTACTATTTTGATAATACCAGTGATTCTATTGATAATGGTCGCGTAGTTCATCCAACTCAAGGCTCATATAATAATGTTTATGAAACAGAAGCGGGTGGTAAAAACTTCTCAATTCAATATACCGGTCCAATCACAGATGACTTACAAGCAAGCATCATGTTTGGTCATAATGAACACAGTAGTGGCTGGTCACCTGTAAGTCATAATGGTGAAACACAAATTGTTGATACCCGCACAGGTTTAATTATTTCTGGCCCGGCAATATCTACAATTGGTATACAAGAAGATAAACGCGATCAGTTCCGTGCTGACTTTGATTATTACTATCTTGATCATACCTTCAGGTTTGGTATCGATATTGAGAAACTAAACGCTAAAGAAGATAGATATTTTTCGGGTAACGGCTCTTATGGCTTCACCTTCGAAACAGACAATTTAATGACGTACTTTGAAGGCGGGGAATTAACCTACTTAGATAGTGAATATGCTTTTGCCAGTACTATGACCAATAAAGGCAGTTTTGATACCGAAAGTTTTGCCTTATACGTGCAAGACGAATGGCAAATTACCGATAACATCGTGTTAAACCTTGGCCTTAGATATGATGAATTCACCAACAAAAATGGCGCTGGTGAAGACTATATTGAAATGGATGGTCAGATAGCGCCGCGTTTAGGGTTTGCCTGGGATATGTTTGGCGATGGCGAATCAAAGCTTAGTGCTAGTTATGGGCGCTTTTATTTGCCGGTGGCAACGAATACCAATATTCGTTTAGCTGGCTCTGAGCTTAATCAGCAACTCTCTTACAATATAGATGTGATTTACAATGAGTTATTTAATGGCATAGATGGTGAAACTCTGGACATTAATAACATCTCTACGTTTGCTGATGGTACGTTGCAAGATACTCGACAATTAGTCGATAGCAGCATTGAACCTATGTACCAAGAAGAAGTTATGTTGTCGTTTCAACAAACGTTTGGCGACTTTGTTTGGGGCATACGAGGAACGTATCGTTGGCTTGGTGAAACCATTGAAGATGTTGCAGTAGATAAAGGCTTTGATGATTATCTAAAAGAGCAGGGCATTGATTGTACGTCGTGTACTGGCTTTAATTATTATGTGTTAACCAACCCGGGCTCAGACCTTACTTTTTGGGCAGATCCTGATGACACTACCGACTTTAACGGTAATGGCGAAAACGGGCCGTTAGCATTTCAACAATGGACAATTCCATCAGAATACCTAGGCTTCCCTGAAGCTGAACGTACTCATTTACAATGGGATTTAACCGTTGAACGAAAATGGCAGGACGATTACAGTATTTCTGCCAGTTATACTTGGGGCCACACCTGGGGTAACAGTGAAGGTCTTGTAAACTCAGACATTGAACAAACCGACTCTGGTATCACTCAAAGTTTTGACCAGCCAGGTTTAATGGACTTTTCTAATGGTGATCTTGCTAATGATCGTCGCCATACATTGAAAGTTAATGGTGCTTATGCGATTACCGACGAACTAACAGTGGGCTTTAATGCTACTTGGCAAACGGGTCGACCTAACAACTGTTTAGGCTATCATCCAACCGATGAGTATGCTTCACAATATGGATCGTTTTCGTTCTATTGTTTAGAAGAAGATCCTGAAAGTGAAGATGCGGAAAATCCTGATTATATTTCAGTGCCAAGTCCTCGTGGTTCTAGAGGTCGTACACCAAATACCTTTATTGTTGATATGAATCTACGTTATGCAACCGACTTTTACGGGTTTGAAACCGTAGCACAACTGCAGGTATATAACGTGTTTAACGAAATCACTACGACTCAATACAATGAAACTGGTGAGATTTTTGATGGTTTTGATGGCAACCGTCGCACCGGTAAAATTAATCCTGATTATGGCTTAGTATCAAGTACTACCATACCGAGATATGTAGAATTGTCATTAATGGCAAAGTTCTAA